The proteins below come from a single Halobacillus salinarum genomic window:
- a CDS encoding rhodanese-like domain-containing protein yields MAETIKPEEVERKRKSENVSIIDVRTAEEVTQGKIPNAIHIPVDQIEQRLIDLDKTKEYITVCRSGRRSDKAADIMNEKGLQAENMEGGMEAWKGEVR; encoded by the coding sequence GTGGCTGAAACAATAAAACCTGAAGAAGTGGAACGAAAAAGAAAGTCTGAAAATGTAAGCATTATTGATGTAAGAACGGCGGAGGAAGTGACACAAGGAAAGATCCCTAATGCCATTCACATTCCAGTTGACCAAATTGAGCAGAGATTAATAGATCTCGATAAGACCAAAGAGTACATTACAGTCTGCCGCTCCGGAAGACGAAGCGATAAAGCTGCGGATATTATGAACGAAAAAGGATTACAAGCAGAAAATATGGAAGGTGGGATGGAAGCCTGGAAAGGTGAAGTCCGCTAA
- a CDS encoding alkaline shock response membrane anchor protein AmaP, giving the protein MRSKKFIYGLFAVLYLGVTIFGLGPVFFSDGPNKYRMYTLTWVIFIYIALAVILLIFNKKRKK; this is encoded by the coding sequence ATGCGGTCAAAAAAATTTATTTACGGGTTATTTGCCGTACTCTACTTGGGAGTTACCATCTTTGGTCTTGGACCCGTGTTTTTCTCAGATGGTCCAAACAAATATCGAATGTACACGCTTACGTGGGTGATTTTTATCTATATAGCGCTCGCTGTCATTCTTTTGATTTTTAATAAAAAAAGGAAAAAGTAA